From Brachionichthys hirsutus isolate HB-005 chromosome 2, CSIRO-AGI_Bhir_v1, whole genome shotgun sequence, one genomic window encodes:
- the LOC137902180 gene encoding protein kinase C and casein kinase substrate in neurons protein 1-like yields MSGSYDESAGADDTMDSFWEVGNYKRAVKRFDDGHRLCNDLMGCLQERSKIEKAYGDQLTVWSKRWRQLIEKGPQYGSVERAWLALMTEAEKVSELHQDMKNNLVNDDVEKVKNWQKEAYHKQMIGGFKEAKEAEEGFKKAQKPWAKKLKEMEAAKKSYHMACKEEKLAATREANGKTEASVTPDQQKKLHEKVDKCKQDVQKAKEKYEKSLEELNKCTPQYMESMEQVFDQCQQHEVRRLTFLKEALLDIKRHLNLTEHPSYAPIYRELERTILAANTQEDLKWFSNNHGPDMHMSWPAFEEYNPDQASAPPKKKKPDGAPPTPSTDHVAPPGDRSSVSSYDKNQAYSTEWSDDEQPTAFSGNENGGNGNSFEEDSSAGRGVRVRALYDYEGQEQDELSFKAGDELSKTEDEDEQGWCRGRLDNGREGLYPANYVEPI; encoded by the exons GAAAGCGCGGGTGCTGACGACACCATGGACAGCTTCTGGGAG gTGGGAAACTACAAACGTGCCGTCAAGAGATTTGATGATGGCCATCGGCTCTGCAATGACCTTATGGGCTGCCTGCAGGAACGGTCCAAAATAGAAAAAGCCTATGGTGACCAGCTAACCGTGTGGTCCAAGAGGTGGAGGCAGCTCATTGAAAAAG GCCCACAATATGGCTCCGTGGAGAGAGCCTGGCTGGCTTTGATGACCGAGGCAGAGAAGGTGAGCGAGCTGCACCAAGACATGAAGAATAACCTGGTGAACGATGACGTAGAGAAAGTGAAGAACTGGCAGAAGGAGGCTTATCACAAGCAAATGATCGGAGGCTTCAAAGAGGCCAAGGAAGCGGAGGAAGGCTTCAAGAAAGCTCAGAAACCGTGGGCCAAAAAGCTCAAGGAG ATGGAAGCTGCTAAGAAATCGTACCACATGGCCTGCAAGGAGGAGAAGCTGGCTGCTACCCGAGAGGCCAACGGCAAGACCGAGGCTTCCGTCACACCAGACCAGCAGAAGAAACTGCACGAGAAagtggacaaatgcaaacaggaTGTGCAGAAG GCTAAAGAGAAATATGAAAAATCGCTGGAGGAGCTAAATAAGTGCACCCCGCAATACATGGAGAGCATGGAGCAGGTGTTCGACCAGTGCCAGCAGCACGAAGTCAGGAGGCTCACCTTCCTCAAGGAGGCCTTGCTGGACATCAAGCGCCATCTGAACCTCACCGAGCACCCAAG CTACGCCCCAATATACAGAGAACTGGAACGCACCATCCTGGCTGCAAACACGCAAGAGGACCTGAAGTGGTTCAGCAACAACCACGGCCCTGACATGCATATGAGCTGGCCTGCATTCGAG GAATACAACCCAGACCAGGCCAGCGCTCccccgaagaagaagaagccagaCGGCGCCCCACCCACTCCGAGCACTGACCACGTGGCTCCACCTGGTGATCGTAGCAG tgtgagCAGCTATGATAAGAACCAAGCTTACTCTACCGAGTGGTCTGATGATGAGCAACCCACTGCCTTCTCCGGCAACGAGAATGGCGGTAATGGGAATTCATTTGAAGAAGATTCGAGCGCCGGGAGAGGGGTCCGTGTCCGCGCCCTCTATGACTATGAAGGCCAGGAACAGGATGAGCTCTCCTTCAAAGCAG GAGATGAACTGAGCAAGACTGAGGACGAAGACGAACAAGGCTGGTGTCGAGGTCGTCTGGACAACGGCCGAGAGGGACTGTACCCGGCCAATTACGTCGAGCCAATCTAG
- the LOC137901312 gene encoding SAM pointed domain-containing Ets transcription factor-like translates to MGSSDCSALSLLYTGHSHLTDTRMAWIDETEDIKPPRSLPGLPELSWPGVYHSCCDRLAVDRDPWVLRVTEAPASVPPPSRTPEPIPAKPSQGQEPQSGMEGQAEQSSLEQVQTMVVGEVLKDIDTACKLLNISSDPSDWSWVHAEKWLLWTEHLYRLPQVSTVFEELSGRDLCSMTEADFKQRSSQFGEVLYAHLDIWRSAAAMKECSPPEDTGSVADDDSWSDMVCRYPSQPIHLWQFLRELLLKPHNYSRCIRWLNKEKGIFKIEDSAHVARLWGIRKNRPAMNYDKLSRSIRQYYKKGIIRKPDVSRRLVYQFVNPV, encoded by the exons ATGGGGAGCTCGGACTGCTCTGCACTCTCCCTTCTCTACACCGGCCACTCCCACCTCACTGACACCAGGATGGCCTGGATTGATGAGACGGAGGACATCAAACCGCCCCGCAGCTTGCCGGGGCTGCCCGAGCTCAGCTGGCCGGGGGTCTACCACTCCTGCTGTGACAGACTAGCTGTAGATCGGGACCCCTGGGTACTGAGGGTGACAGAGGCCCCTGCTTctgttcctcctccctccaggaCTCCAGAGCCAATCCCAGCCAAGCCCAGCCAAGGCCAGGAGCCCCAGTCTGGGATGGAGGGTCAGGCGGAGCAGTCCAGTCTGGAGCAGGTCCAGACCATGGTGGTGGGGGAAGTGTTGAAGGACATCGACACAGCTTGCAAACTGCTCAACATATCATCAG ACCCGTCGGATTGGAGCTGGGTTCATGCTGAGAAGTGGCTACTCTGGACCGAGCACCTCTATAGACTCCCACAGGTCAGCACAGTGTTTGAGGAGCTGAGCGGCAGGGATCTGTGCTCCATGACGGAAGCAGACTTCAAACAACGATCCTCGCAGTTTGGCGAAGTGCTGTATGCTCATCTGGACATATGGAGATCTG CTGCAGCTATGAAGGAGTGTTCTCCACCAGAAGACACCGGATCTG TAGCTGATGATGATTCCTGGTCAGACATGGTGTGTCGGTACCCGAGTCAGCCCATCCATCTGTGGCAGTTCCTCCGAGAGCTGCTCCTCAAGCCACACAACTACAGCCGCTGCATCCGCTGGCTGAACAAAGAGAAAG GAATTTTCAAAATAGAAGACTCGGCTCATGTGGCGAGGCTATGGGGAATCAGGAAGAACCGCCCGGCCATGAACTATGACAAACTGAGCCGCTCTATACGTCAATACTACAAGAAAGGCATTATTCGAAAGCCCGATGTGTCGCGCAGACTGGTGTACCAGTTTGTCAACCCTGTATGA